CGCCACCACGTCCTGGCCGTCCTCGTCCACCAGCAGCTGTTCGATTCGCTGCTCGGCCTCCGTGAGCAGCTTCTCGCCCCGGCGGACGAGGCGGATGCCCTCCTCGAACGCCTTGAGCGACTCTTCCAACGACAGGTCGCCGCTTTCCAGCCGCGCCACCGTCTCTTCCAGGCGCGACACCACGTCCCCGTACTGCTCCGGAGCGGGCTCCACCTTGGGGTTCTTGTCCGACTTCGCCACGGCCATCCACCTCCCCGAGCGGGGCGCGGAATGTAGAGGGTGGCCCGCTAGCAGTCCACCGGGCCTTTCAGGCTGGTAACGGTCGCTTCGATTTCTTCACACCCACCCAGGGTTTTCGCCCCGTGGGCCGCCAGCTTGATGCCCAGCACGTCCCCCACCACCACGTCCGCCATGGAGCGCACCACGACGCCGTCCCGCTGGCGGAACGTCACCGCGTAGCCTCGGGACATCACCTTCAGGGGGCTCAAGGCGTCCAGGCGGCCCCCCAACCGTCCGAAGTGCGTCTGCGCGGACGCCAGCATGCCCCGCTGCAGCTCCAGGAGCCGCGAGCGGGCCTGGGCCACCTTCGCCCGCTCGGCCGCCACCCGCGCCGTGGGGGATTGCCGCTCCAGCCCCAGCCGCGCGTCCGCCAGCGCGCCCCGCCGCCGGGACACGCCCGCGCGCGCCGCCTCCGACAGGCGCATGGCCAGCTTCAGCAGGTGCGCCCGCTGCTCCGACAGCCGTGTCTGGGGCCGCGCCCGCTGCAGCCGCTCCTGCAAGGCGCGCAGCGTCTCCCGGTCCTGACGCGCGCGGGGGCGCAGCACGCGCATCATCGCCTCCACCTGTTCGGACAAATGCAGGCGCTGGTGGTTCACCTCGCGGCGAGGGTCCGGCAGCCGCGCGCGGAGCTGGCCCTGGCGCTCGCGCAGCTCCAGCACCCGGCGCTCCATGGCCCGGCGCAGACGGCCGGACTGCGTGGCCAGCGTCAGCTCCAGGTCCGCGAGCACCGGCGCCAGCCGCTCCGCCGCCGCGCTGGGCGTGGGCGCGCGCAGGTCCGCGACGAAGTCGGAGATGGTGAAGTCGATTTCATGGCCGATGGCGGACACCACCGGCACCGGCGAGGCGAAGATGGCGCGCGCCACCCGCTCCTCGTTGAACGTCCAGAGGTCCTCCACGGAGCCTCCGCCGCGCGTCACGACGATGACGTCCACGTCGGTGCGCGAGAGCCGCTCGATGGCCCGCGCCACGTCCTCCGCGGAGCCCTCTCCCTGCACGCGCGCGTCCGCCAGCAGCACGCCCAGCCGGGGGTTGCGCGAGTGCAACACGCGCAGGAAATCCTGGAGCGCCGCGCCGGTGCGGCTGGTCACGACGCCGATGCGCCGGGGCAGGAACGGCACGGGCCGGGGCGGCCGCACGCGCCGGTCGCCGATGAGCCCCTCCGCCGCCAGCCGCTGCTTGAGCTGCTCGAACGCGAGCGCCAGCGCCCCCTCGCCCACTGGCTCCAGCCGGGACACGATGAGGCTGTAGCGGCCCTGCGGCTCGTACAGGTCGACGCTGCCCTCGGCCACCACCTCCATGCCGTCGCGCAGCGCGAAGCGGATCCGCGACGCCATGGACGCCCACACCTTCGCGTCGATGGAGGCGTCCGAGTCCTTGAGCGTGAAGTACCAGTGGCCGCGCGCGTTGGCGCCGCGGAAGCTGGACACCTCGCCGCGCACCATCACGCGCGGGAAGCGCGACTCCACCGTCTGCTTGATCTGCCGGGTGAGCTCGCCCACCGACAGCACCGTGCGCTCCGGGCGCGGCGGCGGCGTGACGGCGGCCGGGGGCGGCGCGGCGATCTCCGCCACCGGCGCGGCCGGGGGAGCCGGAGGCGGCTTGCCCGTGCTGGCGGTCTTCGCCGGCGCGGGACGCAAGGGGGGTAGCAGCGACGTGCCGAACAGGTCGCCCTGCCCCGGCTCGTCGGCCGGGGGAGGCTCCATCCCCTTGCGCTTCTTCATCGCGACAGCTTCTCGACCCAGCCCTGGGCCTTGCCGTGCAGTTCGTCGTCCGGCGGCGTCATCGCGACGACGTCGCGGAACTTGGGCAGCGCGTCCTCCGGGCTGGAGTCCTTGATGGAGTAGGCCTGCATGTACAGGTCCTTCGCCTTGCCCTTGAGGTCGTTGACGATGTTGGCGGCGCCCGCGTGGCTGGGGTCCGCCTGGAGCGCGCGGCGGGCGAACTCCATGGCGCGCGACCACTGGCCGGCGGCCTTCGCGCCCGCAGCGCTCTTGTAATAGATGTTGCCCGCGCGGGTGCCCGCGTTGCGCGCCATCTTGCTCGTGCGCCCGTCGGTGATGTCCTTGTCCAGCGCGAGCAGGCGGGTGAGGCCCTTGGCGTCCAGGTCCTCCAGCTTCTTGTAGAGGTTGCCGAACTCCGTCATCTGCGCCATCAGCTGCTTGCACTGGGCCGTCTTGGCCGAGCACGCGTTGAGGATGGCCACCGCGCCGGTGATGTCCGCGTCGCGGAAGCGGTCCACCGCGGGCTCCCACGGCTTGGGCGCCGCGGCCACGCGCACCGGGTCCGGACGCGTCAGGTCCGCGATGACGCGCACGGCGTCGTCATTCACGAGCTTGCCGTCGCGGTGCTCGGGGAAGGTCGCGA
The sequence above is drawn from the Corallococcus sp. NCRR genome and encodes:
- the xseB gene encoding exodeoxyribonuclease VII small subunit, yielding MAVAKSDKNPKVEPAPEQYGDVVSRLEETVARLESGDLSLEESLKAFEEGIRLVRRGEKLLTEAEQRIEQLLVDEDGQDVVAPLAVAARPAPQAAPRTSAQARPPPEDDVPF
- the xseA gene encoding exodeoxyribonuclease VII large subunit, encoding MKKRKGMEPPPADEPGQGDLFGTSLLPPLRPAPAKTASTGKPPPAPPAAPVAEIAAPPPAAVTPPPRPERTVLSVGELTRQIKQTVESRFPRVMVRGEVSSFRGANARGHWYFTLKDSDASIDAKVWASMASRIRFALRDGMEVVAEGSVDLYEPQGRYSLIVSRLEPVGEGALALAFEQLKQRLAAEGLIGDRRVRPPRPVPFLPRRIGVVTSRTGAALQDFLRVLHSRNPRLGVLLADARVQGEGSAEDVARAIERLSRTDVDVIVVTRGGGSVEDLWTFNEERVARAIFASPVPVVSAIGHEIDFTISDFVADLRAPTPSAAAERLAPVLADLELTLATQSGRLRRAMERRVLELRERQGQLRARLPDPRREVNHQRLHLSEQVEAMMRVLRPRARQDRETLRALQERLQRARPQTRLSEQRAHLLKLAMRLSEAARAGVSRRRGALADARLGLERQSPTARVAAERAKVAQARSRLLELQRGMLASAQTHFGRLGGRLDALSPLKVMSRGYAVTFRQRDGVVVRSMADVVVGDVLGIKLAAHGAKTLGGCEEIEATVTSLKGPVDC